From a region of the Gemmatimonas sp. genome:
- a CDS encoding CopD family protein — protein sequence MEFAAPLARLLLYGGATIAIGRGTLTFLDDDVGVSPPAVRGALSYAAGSLIIAPVLLLLLQQQALELTAAELPGLLRETIWGRGWLLLVIACLLTALMLLFRGTRTTSLLLLLSALGIAAAMGGLGHAAADEAWPLASRLVDAVHVAGVGAWIGGLVLMVLAGVGAGEPTSAAWRAFSRVATVMAPVVLLSGVASGWRRVGASGLADILASDYGRLLLVKVALALVVLAMGATQRRRLSAGKAPVQRAVVWEVLIAALVLGATAWMTGMEPPGA from the coding sequence ATGGAGTTTGCGGCCCCACTCGCCCGCCTGCTGTTGTACGGCGGCGCGACGATCGCCATCGGGCGGGGCACCCTCACGTTTCTCGACGACGACGTGGGTGTGTCGCCGCCTGCCGTACGGGGAGCGCTCTCGTACGCGGCAGGCTCGCTGATCATTGCGCCGGTGCTGTTGTTGTTGTTGCAGCAACAGGCGCTTGAGCTGACAGCGGCTGAGTTGCCGGGGCTGCTGCGCGAGACCATATGGGGGCGCGGTTGGCTGCTGCTCGTGATTGCGTGCCTCCTGACCGCGCTCATGCTTCTCTTTCGTGGCACGCGGACAACGTCGCTGCTTTTGCTGCTATCCGCGCTCGGCATCGCGGCGGCGATGGGTGGCCTTGGACATGCGGCGGCGGATGAAGCGTGGCCACTGGCCTCGCGCCTCGTGGACGCTGTCCACGTGGCGGGCGTGGGCGCGTGGATCGGCGGACTGGTGCTGATGGTATTGGCGGGTGTCGGCGCCGGCGAACCAACGAGCGCCGCGTGGCGCGCCTTCAGTCGCGTCGCGACCGTGATGGCGCCGGTGGTGTTGCTTTCGGGAGTGGCGAGCGGGTGGCGTCGGGTCGGCGCAAGTGGGTTGGCTGACATCCTGGCAAGCGACTACGGGCGCTTGCTGCTCGTGAAAGTGGCGCTGGCTCTGGTCGTGTTGGCCATGGGAGCCACCCAGCGACGACGGCTGTCGGCAGGGAAGGCTCCGGTGCAACGTGCCGTGGTGTGGGAGGTGCTCATTGCCGCGCTGGTGCTAGGCGCGACGGCGTGGATGACGGGAATGGAGCCGCCGGGCGCCTGA
- the bioF gene encoding 8-amino-7-oxononanoate synthase: MVDPTASFDAAETRGIDAALDEELQALQSAGLRRTLRQVHQRRAGTVLLNGERIADFASNDYLGLAADARLARAATAVLQAEGVGAGAARLISGNHPIHEALERSLARFKGCEHALLFPSGYMANIGAIPALVGAGDVIYSDALSHASLIDGCRLSKATIRVFPHADVDALAAMLEADRHEFRRALIVVEGIFSMDGDLFPLDQLVPLARRYDAWTYVDDAHGTGVLGATGAGSVEHFGVTGQIDVVVGTLGKAMGTSGAYVAGSQVLVDYLTSRARSFIFTTGAPAAISAATLESLRIVQVESWRRDAVRQRATHLRGRLRAAGREAPGMPDGHIVPIMIGDPMLTMRFVADLRRRGFLVGGVRPPTVPAGTSRLRISVSAVHPMELVDNLAANLIDAMRGMPV, translated from the coding sequence ATGGTCGACCCCACGGCATCGTTTGACGCGGCCGAAACGCGCGGGATTGATGCTGCACTCGATGAGGAGCTGCAGGCGCTGCAGAGCGCCGGCCTGCGCCGTACGCTGCGCCAGGTGCACCAGCGCCGTGCCGGCACCGTGCTCCTCAACGGCGAGCGCATCGCCGACTTCGCGTCGAATGACTATCTCGGACTCGCCGCCGATGCGCGCCTCGCGCGCGCAGCAACTGCCGTGTTGCAGGCGGAAGGCGTGGGCGCCGGCGCGGCGCGGCTGATCTCGGGGAATCATCCGATTCACGAGGCGCTCGAGCGTTCGCTCGCACGCTTCAAGGGCTGTGAGCACGCGCTGCTGTTTCCGTCGGGCTATATGGCGAACATCGGTGCCATCCCGGCGCTCGTCGGCGCAGGTGACGTGATCTATTCCGACGCGTTGAGTCACGCCTCGCTGATCGACGGATGCCGGTTGTCGAAGGCGACCATCCGCGTGTTTCCGCACGCCGACGTCGACGCACTGGCCGCGATGCTGGAGGCCGATCGTCATGAGTTCCGGCGGGCATTGATCGTGGTGGAAGGGATCTTCTCGATGGACGGCGATCTCTTTCCGCTCGATCAGCTTGTGCCGTTGGCGCGACGATACGATGCGTGGACGTACGTGGACGATGCGCACGGCACCGGCGTGCTGGGCGCGACCGGGGCGGGGTCGGTTGAGCATTTTGGCGTGACCGGACAGATCGACGTGGTGGTGGGCACACTCGGCAAGGCCATGGGCACGTCGGGTGCGTACGTGGCCGGCTCGCAGGTGCTGGTGGATTACCTCACGAGTCGCGCGCGGTCATTCATCTTTACCACGGGAGCTCCGGCGGCGATCTCCGCGGCAACGTTGGAATCGCTGCGGATCGTGCAGGTGGAGTCGTGGCGCCGTGACGCGGTGCGCCAGCGGGCCACACACCTGCGCGGCCGACTGCGCGCGGCCGGCCGCGAGGCTCCCGGCATGCCCGACGGCCACATCGTTCCCATCATGATCGGTGATCCCATGCTCACGATGCGCTTCGTGGCCGACCTGCGTCGTCGTGGATTTCTGGTCGGTGGCGTGCGTCCGCCCACGGTGCCGGCCGGCACGTCGCGCTTGCGCATCTCGGTCTCGGCCGTGCACCCGATGGAACTCGTGGACAACCTGGCCGCCAACCTGATCGACGCCATGCGCGGGATGCCCGTATGA
- a CDS encoding GTP-binding protein has protein sequence MIPLVLMAGFLGAGKTRFLTTLIPQLLERGVRVRIVLNDFENATIDAARLGALEALVTPLNGECVCCGSLRELLDTLQAVPHDPGSVMLIEANGATETDELLGYLTTDTTLTHFTLPLQLTVIDAARWQKRWWNNGLEAAQTTTATHVHLNWTDKLSTTRRDAVHAGVAAVNARAAFTTPQEFAATLQSLAESVRGTVRRDPQGVATAHRHRQGHTHPFGSVALPLPRLVERARFLAFVQALPAAVVRAKGLVRFADQPADMFVWNRVPGRKKVQLDESSPHADAEATALFIGVGMSLDDLESRIAALT, from the coding sequence ATGATTCCACTCGTGCTGATGGCCGGCTTCCTCGGCGCCGGCAAGACGCGCTTTCTCACCACGCTCATTCCACAGCTGCTCGAGCGCGGCGTGCGTGTGCGTATCGTGCTGAACGATTTCGAGAATGCAACGATCGACGCCGCGCGGCTCGGAGCGCTCGAGGCGCTGGTCACGCCGTTGAATGGCGAATGCGTGTGCTGTGGATCGCTGCGTGAGTTGCTCGATACGCTGCAGGCGGTGCCGCACGATCCCGGCAGTGTGATGCTGATCGAGGCCAACGGTGCCACCGAAACCGACGAGCTGCTGGGCTATCTCACCACCGACACCACGCTCACGCACTTCACGCTGCCGTTGCAGCTCACCGTGATCGATGCGGCGCGCTGGCAGAAGCGGTGGTGGAACAACGGCCTCGAAGCGGCGCAGACGACGACCGCCACGCACGTGCATCTCAACTGGACCGACAAACTCTCGACGACGCGACGCGACGCAGTCCACGCGGGCGTGGCCGCCGTGAATGCCCGCGCCGCGTTCACCACGCCGCAGGAGTTCGCCGCCACGCTGCAGTCGCTGGCGGAGTCGGTGCGTGGGACGGTGCGACGTGATCCGCAGGGTGTCGCCACGGCGCACCGCCATCGCCAAGGGCACACGCATCCCTTTGGCAGTGTCGCCTTGCCGCTTCCCCGATTGGTGGAGCGGGCGCGCTTTCTGGCCTTCGTGCAGGCCCTGCCGGCAGCGGTCGTGCGGGCCAAGGGGCTCGTGCGCTTCGCCGATCAACCCGCAGACATGTTCGTCTGGAACCGGGTGCCGGGGCGGAAGAAGGTGCAGCTCGATGAGTCGTCGCCGCACGCCGACGCCGAGGCGACCGCGCTATTCATCGGCGTGGGTATGTCACTCGACGATCTCGAGTCGCGAATCGCGGCGCTGACGTAG
- a CDS encoding phosphatase PAP2 family protein, whose protein sequence is MTSATSERSRWIRLLILAVVAIAVAHALDASAWRSARLLTVNDKDWGRLLRSMGYLPTWGAIALGFWLQQRDHPRRAAYAWALILGPALGGGIAELLKLSIRRLRPNPDIFEYVFRPFAEGPLSNRGMGMPSSHVLVAFTGAAVLSHLYPRARWLWYSLAVGCAATRVLAMGHFLSDTVAAAILGVGVGGWVWGRANRALPTASVPST, encoded by the coding sequence ATGACGTCCGCCACTTCCGAACGATCCCGATGGATTCGGCTGCTGATCCTTGCCGTGGTCGCCATCGCCGTGGCCCATGCTCTCGACGCCTCGGCGTGGCGATCCGCCCGATTGCTGACGGTGAACGACAAGGACTGGGGGCGACTGCTCCGATCGATGGGATATCTCCCCACATGGGGCGCGATCGCGCTGGGATTCTGGTTGCAGCAGCGTGACCATCCGCGTCGCGCCGCGTACGCATGGGCACTGATTCTCGGTCCGGCACTCGGCGGTGGGATCGCGGAACTCCTGAAGCTTTCGATACGCCGGTTGCGCCCCAACCCTGACATCTTCGAGTACGTGTTCCGCCCGTTCGCCGAGGGGCCGCTGTCAAATCGCGGGATGGGCATGCCGAGCAGTCATGTGCTGGTGGCGTTCACGGGTGCGGCGGTGCTGTCGCATCTGTATCCGCGCGCCCGATGGCTGTGGTATTCGTTAGCCGTGGGATGTGCCGCGACTCGTGTGCTGGCGATGGGGCACTTTCTGAGCGATACGGTGGCTGCCGCGATTTTGGGCGTCGGGGTTGGTGGGTGGGTCTGGGGCAGGGCGAATCGGGCGCTCCCCACGGCATCCGTCCCTTCCACTTGA
- a CDS encoding permease, producing MNHALLFASMAGLATGPLVARAAKARPQMLAFIDGFVLVTIGGLVLLDVIPHALEHRDLWAGLFMLVGFTLPNLAERLFRFGVQQTHTAVLLLALVGVAIHSALDGSALAQSDANPSSLIGYGVVLHQLPVSLMVWWVLSDRPRSVTWFVLSLMALTTVLGYFAEPTIFAVLPDRAGVWFEAVVGGSLLHVIAHPAHSHAHDDEHGHAHAPATAPAHDHGHDHDHDHEHHHDHDHRHAHRTPDPVDAAHDEIQLDAQTRVPNGIGALLGVALLVVLHISQNGHGDASLRTVWTTFQGLAMESAPALLVAYLMAGLVHAFVAPGKLAWLNRGSTLRQGLSGMALGLPLPICSCGVVPLYEGLVKQGVSTAAAVAFLIATPELGIDAVLMSVPLLGAPFTVVRVAAAATVALVVALVMARLAAPRAAVRSLPLVEAVVSPSMRRRVQTAMRTGFSDMVDHTAPWILVGLIIAALLGPLMQGSWMTRLPSGVDVLLFAAIGLPLYVCASASTPLVAVLVAAGVSPGAGLALLITGPATNMATVGILSRLHGQRFAYVFAAAMIVAAVAIGLLVNVVLPAASLPTLSQASLETTTSLELFSVLALAALYAASVLRRGARGFLGELRMAHA from the coding sequence ATGAATCACGCCCTACTGTTCGCCAGTATGGCGGGGCTGGCCACCGGACCGCTCGTGGCCCGGGCCGCCAAGGCCCGCCCGCAGATGCTGGCCTTCATCGACGGCTTCGTGCTGGTCACCATCGGTGGCTTGGTGCTGCTCGATGTGATCCCGCATGCGCTTGAGCACCGCGATCTGTGGGCCGGGCTGTTCATGCTGGTTGGCTTCACGCTGCCGAATCTGGCCGAGCGGTTGTTCCGCTTCGGTGTGCAGCAAACGCATACCGCCGTGCTGCTGCTGGCGCTGGTCGGCGTGGCGATTCATTCAGCACTCGACGGCAGTGCGCTGGCCCAGTCGGACGCCAATCCGTCCAGCCTGATCGGCTACGGCGTCGTGCTGCACCAGCTCCCTGTAAGTCTCATGGTGTGGTGGGTGCTCAGCGACCGCCCGCGGTCGGTCACCTGGTTCGTGCTCTCGCTGATGGCGCTCACTACGGTGCTGGGCTACTTCGCCGAGCCCACGATCTTCGCGGTGCTGCCCGATCGGGCCGGCGTGTGGTTTGAGGCGGTCGTCGGTGGTTCGTTGCTGCACGTGATCGCGCACCCGGCGCATTCGCACGCGCACGATGACGAACATGGCCACGCCCATGCGCCGGCGACTGCGCCGGCGCACGATCATGGTCACGACCACGATCACGATCACGAGCACCATCACGACCACGATCACCGTCACGCGCACCGCACCCCGGACCCGGTGGATGCGGCGCACGACGAGATCCAACTCGACGCTCAGACGCGCGTGCCCAACGGTATCGGCGCGTTGCTCGGTGTCGCTCTGTTGGTGGTGCTGCACATCAGCCAGAATGGTCACGGTGATGCGTCGTTGCGCACGGTGTGGACGACCTTTCAAGGGCTGGCGATGGAAAGCGCGCCGGCGTTGCTGGTGGCGTACCTGATGGCTGGACTCGTGCACGCCTTCGTCGCACCGGGGAAACTCGCGTGGCTGAATCGCGGCTCGACGCTGCGACAGGGGCTGTCCGGCATGGCCCTGGGCTTACCGTTGCCGATCTGCTCCTGTGGCGTGGTGCCCCTGTATGAAGGGCTGGTAAAGCAGGGTGTCTCCACCGCGGCTGCCGTGGCGTTTCTCATCGCCACGCCGGAACTCGGCATCGACGCAGTACTGATGTCGGTACCACTGTTGGGGGCGCCGTTCACCGTCGTTCGTGTGGCCGCCGCCGCAACCGTGGCGTTGGTGGTCGCGCTCGTGATGGCGCGCCTCGCGGCGCCTCGCGCAGCGGTACGCTCGCTGCCGCTGGTCGAGGCAGTCGTGTCGCCCTCGATGCGCCGCCGCGTGCAGACGGCGATGCGCACGGGCTTCTCCGATATGGTCGATCACACGGCGCCGTGGATTCTCGTGGGTCTCATCATTGCGGCGTTGCTCGGGCCGCTGATGCAGGGCTCGTGGATGACGCGACTGCCGAGCGGTGTCGATGTGTTGCTCTTCGCGGCGATCGGGTTGCCGTTGTACGTGTGCGCATCGGCCTCGACGCCACTGGTGGCGGTGCTCGTCGCAGCCGGCGTCTCACCTGGTGCCGGACTCGCGCTGTTGATCACCGGACCGGCCACCAACATGGCCACGGTCGGGATTCTCTCTCGTCTGCATGGCCAGCGGTTTGCCTACGTGTTTGCCGCCGCAATGATTGTCGCCGCCGTCGCGATCGGTTTGCTGGTGAACGTCGTGCTGCCCGCCGCTTCGCTGCCAACACTGTCTCAGGCCTCGCTGGAAACGACCACGTCACTCGAGCTGTTCTCGGTGCTCGCCCTCGCCGCGCTCTACGCTGCGTCGGTGCTGCGACGCGGCGCGCGCGGATTCCTGGGCGAGCTGCGCATGGCGCACGCATGA
- a CDS encoding copper resistance protein CopC, whose product MSRALVRSTVLFAALALSAPVLASGAVMRHLKLVRSFPAADTVLVGSPEKITIELSEAVELTGAKLTLAKDGGAPIALGALRREPTLPKILRADVTTALAAGGYVVSWRTMSKDGHVVKGTFGFRVGAAK is encoded by the coding sequence ATGTCTCGCGCACTCGTTCGATCGACCGTCCTGTTTGCCGCGCTCGCGCTCAGCGCTCCCGTACTCGCCTCGGGTGCGGTGATGCGTCATCTCAAGCTGGTGCGCTCATTCCCGGCCGCCGATACGGTGCTCGTGGGCTCGCCCGAGAAGATCACGATCGAGCTCAGTGAAGCCGTCGAACTCACTGGGGCCAAGTTGACGCTCGCCAAGGACGGCGGCGCACCGATCGCGCTTGGCGCGCTCCGACGCGAACCGACGCTGCCGAAGATCCTGCGTGCCGACGTCACGACGGCGCTGGCCGCCGGAGGGTACGTTGTGTCGTGGCGCACCATGTCGAAGGACGGACATGTCGTGAAGGGGACATTCGGCTTCCGTGTCGGCGCCGCCAAGTAA
- a CDS encoding transcriptional repressor: MERNTKQRDAIRQVFEVTPRPLGPTEVLEAGREQMATLGIATVYRTINALVGSGWLVPVELPGEAPRYERAGIEHHHHFRCRTCSRVFEIHGCPGDLRELTPAGFRLESHDVTLYGQCARCAVA, from the coding sequence ATGGAACGCAACACAAAACAGCGCGATGCGATCCGGCAGGTTTTCGAGGTGACGCCCCGACCGCTGGGACCCACCGAGGTGCTCGAAGCCGGTCGGGAGCAGATGGCGACCCTTGGCATCGCCACCGTGTATCGCACGATCAACGCGCTGGTGGGCAGCGGATGGCTAGTGCCGGTGGAACTCCCCGGCGAGGCGCCGCGCTACGAGCGCGCGGGCATCGAACATCATCACCACTTCCGTTGCCGCACTTGCTCGCGCGTCTTCGAGATTCACGGCTGCCCGGGCGATTTGCGCGAGTTGACACCGGCGGGATTCCGGCTGGAATCGCACGACGTCACGTTGTACGGCCAGTGTGCGCGATGCGCCGTCGCGTGA
- a CDS encoding adenosylmethionine--8-amino-7-oxononanoate transaminase, translated as MSSQYDDDGFDLEENSVDDLEGFSDGIDRDDDEATVQTAADLVLLHDAAHVWHPYTQHHQAPLPVAIVRAKGAWLYDATDRPILDAISSWWVTTHGHCHDDIVDAITDQAKRLDQVIFAGFTHEPAAALAAELVQRLPRGLSKIFFSDDGSTAVEVAIKLSLQSFANRGAPRRLIAALDNAYHGDTFGAMAASGRGVFTQMYEPLLFEVARLPDPSVGDTIAALDVLIAERGTELAAVIVEPLVLGASGMRVWDELVLQEIRERTAAAGVHLIADEVLTGFGRTGPLFACERADVRPDLLCMSKGLTGGVLPLGATASTEDIFDAFRSADRAKTFFHGHSYTANPIACAAALASLELFDEECEDDRVRIEVAHARHLEALRGADGVRAVRQIGTIAAVELDAPAGYLSDIGRELAAYALQEGVLLRPLGNVAYCLPPYCITDDELDLVYGVIHRFLGGARADALTTGGPVDD; from the coding sequence ATGAGTTCGCAGTATGACGACGACGGTTTCGACCTCGAGGAGAATTCGGTCGACGATCTCGAAGGGTTCAGCGACGGCATCGATCGCGATGACGACGAGGCGACCGTACAGACGGCGGCCGATCTCGTGCTGTTGCACGATGCGGCGCATGTGTGGCATCCGTACACGCAGCATCATCAGGCGCCGCTGCCGGTCGCGATCGTGCGCGCCAAGGGAGCCTGGCTGTACGACGCCACTGATCGTCCGATTCTCGACGCCATTTCGTCGTGGTGGGTCACCACGCACGGGCATTGCCACGACGACATCGTCGACGCGATCACCGACCAGGCGAAGCGGCTGGATCAGGTCATCTTCGCGGGATTCACACACGAGCCGGCGGCGGCGCTCGCCGCGGAACTCGTCCAGCGGTTGCCGCGCGGGTTGTCGAAGATCTTCTTCTCCGACGATGGGTCGACAGCGGTGGAAGTTGCCATCAAGTTGTCGCTGCAGTCATTCGCCAATCGCGGCGCGCCGCGACGTCTGATCGCCGCGCTCGACAACGCGTATCACGGCGACACCTTCGGCGCGATGGCGGCAAGCGGACGCGGCGTGTTCACGCAGATGTACGAGCCACTGCTGTTCGAAGTCGCGCGCCTTCCCGATCCGTCGGTTGGCGATACCATCGCGGCACTCGACGTACTCATCGCGGAACGGGGCACGGAGTTGGCGGCGGTCATCGTGGAGCCGCTGGTGCTTGGGGCGAGCGGCATGCGCGTGTGGGATGAGCTGGTGCTGCAGGAGATCCGGGAGCGCACCGCGGCGGCCGGTGTGCATCTCATTGCCGACGAAGTCCTGACTGGCTTCGGGCGTACCGGCCCGCTGTTCGCGTGCGAACGCGCCGACGTGCGTCCCGATCTGCTGTGCATGTCGAAAGGACTGACCGGCGGTGTGCTGCCGCTTGGCGCGACCGCCTCGACCGAGGACATCTTCGACGCGTTCCGCAGTGCCGACCGAGCCAAGACGTTCTTTCACGGGCACTCGTACACGGCCAATCCCATCGCTTGCGCCGCGGCGCTGGCGTCGCTCGAGCTGTTCGACGAGGAATGCGAGGATGACCGGGTGCGCATCGAAGTCGCACACGCGCGTCATCTCGAGGCGCTGCGCGGCGCAGATGGCGTACGCGCCGTGCGACAGATCGGTACTATTGCCGCTGTGGAGCTGGACGCGCCCGCCGGCTATCTCAGCGACATCGGCCGGGAGCTCGCGGCCTACGCGCTGCAGGAAGGCGTGTTGCTGCGCCCGCTGGGCAACGTGGCGTACTGCCTGCCGCCGTATTGCATCACCGACGACGAGCTCGACCTCGTGTATGGGGTGATCCATCGCTTTCTTGGCGGCGCGCGTGCCGATGCGCTCACCACAGGCGGACCGGTCGATGACTAG
- a CDS encoding type B 50S ribosomal protein L31, translated as MKEGIHPPYHSVVFKDSSTGATIITRSTMTSEQKIKMEDGNEYPLILLEITADSHPFYTGTQRLIDTQGRVDKFKKRYNR; from the coding sequence ATGAAGGAAGGCATTCATCCGCCGTACCATTCGGTGGTGTTCAAGGATTCATCCACAGGCGCGACGATTATCACGCGCTCCACGATGACGAGCGAGCAGAAGATCAAGATGGAAGACGGGAACGAGTATCCCCTCATCCTGCTCGAAATCACCGCCGATTCGCATCCGTTCTACACCGGCACGCAGCGCCTCATCGACACGCAGGGCCGTGTCGACAAGTTCAAGAAGCGCTACAACCGCTAA
- a CDS encoding SCO family protein, translating into MRRRVSLATVRLTGVVRQRVLLASTVLFTACDLAGGFKGMAVDPPRDMPSFAFTRADGTRFTTSPEPGRPLVLFFGYTHCPDVCPTTLADWKRVRAKLGDEAKAVRFVFVTVDPERDTPAVAERYARMYDSAFEGVSGDAITTSRMMEAFGVAAAREAGTDATGYLVSHSSQVFLVDSHGKLVALYPFGTGWDALAADLARLL; encoded by the coding sequence ATGCGCCGTCGCGTGAGTCTTGCGACCGTGCGTCTCACGGGCGTGGTGCGTCAACGCGTGCTGCTGGCGAGCACCGTGCTGTTCACCGCGTGCGATCTTGCCGGCGGCTTCAAGGGCATGGCCGTCGATCCACCGCGCGACATGCCCTCGTTCGCGTTTACGCGCGCCGATGGCACGCGCTTCACCACGTCGCCGGAACCAGGCCGGCCGTTGGTGCTGTTCTTCGGGTACACGCACTGTCCCGACGTGTGCCCCACCACGCTCGCCGACTGGAAGCGCGTGCGCGCCAAGCTGGGCGACGAGGCAAAGGCGGTGCGCTTCGTGTTTGTCACGGTCGATCCCGAGCGGGACACGCCGGCGGTCGCCGAGCGTTACGCACGGATGTATGACAGCGCGTTCGAGGGAGTCTCCGGCGACGCGATCACGACCTCTCGCATGATGGAGGCGTTCGGCGTCGCGGCGGCGCGCGAGGCCGGCACCGACGCCACCGGCTATCTGGTCAGTCATTCGTCACAGGTCTTTCTCGTGGATTCGCACGGCAAGCTGGTGGCGCTGTACCCTTTCGGAACGGGGTGGGACGCCTTGGCGGCCGACCTCGCGCGGTTGCTCTGA
- a CDS encoding sigma-70 family RNA polymerase sigma factor: MTDTELLDRLRTGDHTAERDFYDRHVDRVYRLILRMSGRPELAQEWTQDTFIRAFSRIEQFRGDSALSSWLHTIAVSITLNGLRTQKRRDAFAAPLEEATTVAHASVECEPDLKVRLKAAIEALPAGTRAVFMMHDVEGFTHEEIGEALGVAIGTSKSQLFRAREKLRVALAAFAPRQLGKELA; encoded by the coding sequence ATGACTGACACGGAACTGCTTGACCGGCTCAGGACGGGGGACCACACGGCGGAACGGGATTTTTACGACCGCCACGTGGACCGCGTGTACCGACTCATTCTCCGAATGAGCGGCCGCCCTGAGCTGGCCCAGGAGTGGACGCAGGACACCTTCATCCGGGCCTTCAGCCGGATCGAACAGTTCCGCGGCGACTCCGCCTTGTCGAGCTGGCTGCACACGATCGCCGTTTCGATCACGTTGAACGGTCTGCGTACCCAGAAACGCCGCGATGCCTTCGCGGCGCCCCTCGAGGAAGCGACGACCGTGGCGCATGCGTCGGTGGAGTGCGAACCGGATCTCAAGGTTCGCCTGAAGGCCGCGATCGAGGCCCTTCCCGCCGGCACGCGCGCCGTGTTCATGATGCACGACGTGGAAGGGTTCACGCATGAGGAGATCGGTGAGGCGCTCGGGGTCGCGATCGGCACCAGCAAGTCACAGCTCTTCCGTGCCAGAGAAAAGCTGCGGGTGGCGTTGGCCGCCTTCGCCCCCCGACAGCTCGGCAAGGAGTTGGCATGA
- the bioD gene encoding dethiobiotin synthase has product MTRPMATSTSRPIRLGVTGTDTGIGKTVVSCALAARARVLGLRVAAMKPIESGIVERPVSESGLASDADRLRAACGSLLPLSVVRPYLLEEPLAPMIAAARANVEIDFDVLDAALAQVEQHVEIVLVEGAGGLLVPIDLRVSYLDLFARWQTPLLLVAGNKLGVLNHVLLTVRAAEVAGVPIRAIVLTALSDRDASVAEATNFDALVTLLPHYTILRFPWVDRPDDLDALATAAEVGGLDVLLAPLSP; this is encoded by the coding sequence ATGACTAGGCCAATGGCGACGTCGACGTCGCGTCCGATACGGCTCGGGGTGACCGGTACCGATACCGGCATCGGCAAGACGGTCGTGTCGTGTGCGCTGGCCGCCCGCGCTCGTGTGCTTGGCCTTCGCGTGGCGGCGATGAAGCCGATTGAAAGCGGTATTGTGGAACGCCCGGTGTCGGAGAGTGGGCTCGCCTCCGACGCCGACCGTTTGCGCGCGGCGTGCGGGTCGTTGTTGCCGCTGTCGGTCGTGCGTCCGTACCTGCTCGAAGAGCCGCTGGCACCGATGATTGCGGCGGCGCGCGCCAACGTGGAGATCGACTTCGACGTACTCGACGCGGCACTGGCGCAGGTCGAGCAGCACGTCGAGATCGTGCTGGTCGAGGGCGCCGGAGGTCTGCTGGTACCGATCGACCTCCGCGTGTCATATCTCGATCTGTTCGCGCGCTGGCAGACGCCGCTGCTGCTGGTGGCGGGCAACAAGCTCGGTGTGCTGAACCATGTCCTGCTCACGGTGCGCGCGGCGGAAGTAGCGGGCGTTCCGATACGGGCCATCGTGCTCACGGCTTTGTCCGACCGTGACGCCTCGGTGGCGGAAGCCACGAATTTCGATGCGCTCGTGACGCTGCTGCCGCATTACACGATTCTGCGTTTTCCGTGGGTCGATCGTCCCGATGATCTCGATGCACTCGCGACCGCAGCCGAAGTCGGCGGTCTCGACGTGCTGCTTGCCCCTCTTTCTCCATGA
- a CDS encoding copper chaperone PCu(A)C, with the protein MRHSLLVAVASLAAAVLSACTTRSLPPVPRVEVRQSWARIADSGATSGAYMEIGNNDTVSITLVGASTPDAEAAEVHETMQQDGTAHMMPRPELRIPAGDVVKMAPGGLHVMLVDVRRALAVGDSVRLTLRFSDSTDVVVAVPVRTP; encoded by the coding sequence ATGCGGCACTCCCTGCTCGTTGCCGTCGCCAGCCTGGCGGCTGCGGTGCTGAGCGCTTGCACGACCCGCTCCTTGCCACCAGTCCCGCGCGTGGAGGTGCGACAGAGCTGGGCGCGCATCGCCGACTCCGGCGCGACGAGCGGCGCGTACATGGAGATCGGCAACAACGACACGGTGTCGATTACCTTGGTCGGCGCCTCAACGCCTGACGCCGAGGCCGCCGAGGTGCACGAAACGATGCAGCAGGACGGCACGGCGCACATGATGCCGCGTCCCGAGCTCCGTATTCCGGCCGGCGATGTCGTAAAAATGGCGCCGGGGGGCTTGCATGTGATGTTGGTCGACGTGCGCCGCGCGCTGGCGGTGGGCGACAGCGTGCGGCTCACCCTGCGTTTCAGCGACAGCACCGATGTAGTGGTGGCCGTGCCGGTCAGAACGCCATGA